TATTTTATGAATACACCATCCTTGATTATGGTTTCTGTTTTCTATATACTCCTTTGCCGGGTCTTAAAAAATTCAGAGAAAGGGAGCCAAAATGTTTATCACCTTTGAAGGCATTGAGGGATGCGGTAAGACGACCCAGGTTGATCTTCTTGTAAAATATCTTGAGAAGAGGGATATAAGCTTTATTAAGACATTTGAACCGGGTGGAACAGAGATAGGTAAGGGCATAAGAAAGATACTGCTTGATTCAAAGAACACCCATCTTTCTCCCCTTGCGGAACTGATACTTTATGCGGCAGACAGGGCACAGCATGCGAATGAAAAATTGATCCCTGCACTTGATAGTGGCAAATGGGTCATCTGTGACAGGTTTTTTGATGCGACTGTTGTATATCAGGGTTATGGCAGGGGGATGGATATGGAGCTTATCGGGCTTTTAAACAATAAGGCTGCATGCGGGCTTTGCCCTGACCTGACAATACTTCTGGATTGTCCTGAAGA
The sequence above is a segment of the Desulfatiglans sp. genome. Coding sequences within it:
- a CDS encoding dTMP kinase, translated to MFITFEGIEGCGKTTQVDLLVKYLEKRDISFIKTFEPGGTEIGKGIRKILLDSKNTHLSPLAELILYAADRAQHANEKLIPALDSGKWVICDRFFDATVVYQGYGRGMDMELIGLLNNKAACGLCPDLTILLDCPEEVGLKRALARNKELNLEAQGRFEKEKLEFHRRVRNGYLALADRFKERFRVIDASRPVEMISHDIHNLITPCIEAIR